One Phocaeicola dorei genomic region harbors:
- a CDS encoding SPOR domain-containing protein, with translation MKKLVVLGMGLCVALAFSSCKSSESAYKKAYEKAKQQELAEAPADQVEATPVEAAPVVSAPVTTAPVAGPVREEKVELVSGDGLKAYSVVCGSFGVKANAEGLKQYLDGQGYNAKVVYNAERNMYRVIASSYDDRAQATQAKEEFKAKYPNRDDFQKAWLLYRVY, from the coding sequence ATGAAAAAATTAGTTGTGTTGGGTATGGGATTGTGCGTAGCCTTGGCATTTTCCTCATGTAAATCTAGCGAAAGTGCTTACAAGAAGGCTTATGAAAAAGCAAAACAACAGGAATTGGCTGAAGCTCCTGCTGATCAGGTAGAAGCAACTCCGGTTGAAGCTGCTCCGGTAGTATCTGCCCCTGTGACAACTGCTCCTGTTGCCGGTCCGGTTCGCGAAGAGAAAGTAGAATTGGTTTCAGGTGACGGCTTAAAAGCATATAGCGTAGTATGTGGTAGCTTTGGTGTGAAAGCGAATGCAGAAGGTTTGAAACAATATTTGGATGGTCAAGGTTATAATGCCAAAGTGGTTTATAATGCTGAAAGAAATATGTATCGCGTTATAGCATCTTCATATGATGACCGTGCGCAGGCTACTCAGGCAAAGGAGGAGTTTAAGGCAAAATATCCTAACCGTGACGATTTCCAGAAGGCATGGTTACTATATAGAGTATATTAA
- a CDS encoding YtxH domain-containing protein, with product MKGLSILAAFLGGAVVGAAAGILFAPESGEDTRSKIADALRKRGIKLSRTDMENLVDEIAAEVKE from the coding sequence ATGAAAGGATTAAGTATTTTAGCTGCATTCCTAGGCGGAGCCGTAGTTGGTGCAGCAGCAGGTATTTTATTTGCTCCTGAAAGCGGAGAAGACACTCGTAGCAAAATTGCTGATGCTTTACGTAAAAGAGGTATCAAATTAAGTCGCACAGATATGGAAAATCTGGTCGATGAAATTGCAGCCGAGGTAAAAGAATAA
- a CDS encoding phage holin family protein: MFANDKNIDNLQQLLAELKKYAELQKDYVKLHLVEKLTILISTLILVFILLILGIIALFYLSFTLAYVLEPHVGGLMASYGIITGCIILLILLIVLFRKRLIVQPMVNFLANLLLNDN, from the coding sequence ATGTTTGCAAACGATAAAAATATAGATAATCTGCAACAACTTCTGGCAGAGCTTAAAAAGTACGCAGAGTTACAAAAGGATTATGTAAAATTACATTTAGTAGAAAAACTTACTATACTGATATCAACCCTCATCCTTGTCTTTATATTATTGATATTAGGTATTATCGCACTTTTCTACTTGTCATTTACATTGGCCTATGTACTCGAACCTCATGTAGGCGGGCTTATGGCTAGCTATGGAATCATTACCGGATGCATTATTCTGCTGATTCTGTTAATCGTTTTATTCCGCAAACGGCTGATTGTCCAGCCTATGGTAAATTTCCTTGCCAACCTGCTTTTAAATGACAACTGA
- a CDS encoding S41 family peptidase, which produces MKRQLLGVAAILLSISTYAQDNPLWMRYCAISPDGTTIAFTYKGDIYTVPSTGGRASQITTNPAHDTKPIWSPDGKKIAFASDRMGSMDIFEVNKEGGIPKRLTTHSGNETPVAYKDAGHILFLANIMPTVEDAQFPSGQFQQVYEVNTEGGRPALFSSMPMEDISINHTGNTLLYHDKKGYEDPWRKHHTSSITRDIWLCSLNGNRTFRKQTTFNGEDRTPVWASDDKSFYYLSEEKGSFNIFKRDIDGNTSKQITNHTKHPVRFLSAASNGTLCYGYDGEIYTVKEGAIPQKVQISIVTDKNDKDLIRQIKRSGATEISLSPDAKEIAFVLRGDVYVTSTEYSTTKQITNTPQQERDIHFSPDGRSIVYASERNGLWQIYQTSLAKKEEKQFAYATDIKEERLTNSDITSFQPQYSPDGKEVAFLENRTTIRVLNLKSKAVRTVMDGNYEYSYSDGDQWYQWSPDSKWILTNYIGIGGWNNKDVALVNASGNGEIHNLTESGYSDGNAKWVLDGKAMIWESDRAGFRSHGSWGAEADIYIMFFDLDAYDRFRMSKEELALLEESEKKDKEKSEEKKKADNKKDKKKDSKKEDDKKEVKPLVFDLENSRDRVIRLTVNSSRLGDAVLTPKGDKLYYQAAFESGYDLWEHDLKENKTKIVMKKVGGGALLPDKKGENLFLCSQGGIKKVTVSSGETKPVEFEAFFDYQPYGEREYIFDHVWQQVEDKFYVKDLHGVDWKGYHEAYARFLPYINNNYDFQEMLSEMLGELNGSHTGARYYSNGPTLSTATLGAFYDETYDGDGLKIKEILAKGPFAVKKTDVTPGCIIEKIDGKPIVKGQDYFPLLEGKAGRKVLLAIYNPATGKRFDITIKAISTGEQSNLLYKRWVERCRNIVDKLSEGRIGYVHVKGMDSQSFREVYSEVLGRCRNKEAIIVDTRHNGGGWLHDDLATLLSGKEYQRFVPRGQYIGSDPFNKWLKPSCVLVCEDNYSNAHGFPWVYKELKIGKLIGAPVPGTMTAVWWENQIDPSIVFGIPQVGCMDMRGQYAENHQLSPDIEVYNTPEKALAGEDQQLEAAVQEMLKTIGEKK; this is translated from the coding sequence ATGAAAAGACAGCTACTAGGTGTGGCAGCAATTTTGTTGTCAATTTCCACGTATGCACAGGACAATCCATTATGGATGCGTTATTGTGCCATTTCTCCGGATGGAACCACCATCGCATTCACCTATAAAGGTGACATCTACACAGTACCCTCTACAGGCGGCAGGGCCAGTCAGATTACAACCAACCCTGCCCACGACACCAAACCTATCTGGAGTCCTGACGGAAAAAAAATTGCTTTCGCATCAGACCGCATGGGAAGTATGGATATTTTTGAGGTAAACAAGGAAGGGGGTATCCCCAAAAGATTAACCACCCATTCGGGTAATGAAACACCGGTGGCTTATAAAGACGCCGGACACATTCTGTTTCTAGCCAATATAATGCCAACTGTAGAAGACGCACAATTCCCCTCCGGACAATTCCAACAAGTATATGAAGTTAATACCGAAGGAGGACGCCCTGCCCTCTTCTCTTCCATGCCGATGGAAGATATCAGTATCAATCACACAGGTAATACTTTGCTCTACCATGACAAAAAAGGATATGAAGATCCTTGGCGTAAACATCACACTTCATCCATTACCCGCGATATTTGGCTGTGTTCTCTGAATGGAAACCGTACCTTTCGCAAACAAACTACTTTCAATGGTGAGGACCGCACTCCCGTTTGGGCTTCAGATGATAAATCATTCTATTATTTAAGTGAGGAAAAAGGCTCATTTAATATTTTCAAACGTGATATTGACGGTAATACATCCAAACAAATCACCAACCATACCAAACATCCGGTACGCTTCCTGAGTGCCGCCTCCAATGGAACATTATGCTATGGATATGATGGCGAAATCTACACGGTAAAAGAAGGTGCCATTCCGCAAAAAGTTCAGATTTCCATTGTCACCGACAAGAACGACAAAGATCTCATCCGCCAGATTAAGCGTAGCGGAGCAACAGAAATATCCCTTTCACCCGATGCAAAAGAAATTGCTTTTGTACTACGCGGAGATGTATATGTCACATCAACAGAATACAGCACCACCAAACAAATCACCAATACTCCGCAACAGGAACGCGATATTCACTTTTCTCCGGACGGAAGAAGTATTGTTTACGCTTCCGAAAGAAACGGATTATGGCAGATTTATCAAACCAGTCTAGCTAAAAAGGAAGAAAAACAGTTCGCTTACGCAACCGATATCAAAGAGGAAAGACTGACCAATTCGGATATCACTTCATTCCAACCTCAATACAGTCCTGACGGCAAAGAAGTAGCCTTTCTTGAAAACCGTACTACCATCCGTGTTCTGAATCTGAAATCAAAAGCTGTACGAACCGTCATGGATGGCAACTATGAATATTCATACAGCGACGGTGACCAATGGTATCAATGGAGTCCGGACAGCAAATGGATTCTTACCAACTACATAGGTATTGGCGGATGGAATAACAAGGATGTTGCACTGGTCAACGCATCTGGCAACGGAGAAATTCATAATCTGACCGAAAGTGGATACAGTGACGGCAATGCCAAATGGGTATTGGATGGAAAAGCCATGATTTGGGAAAGTGACCGCGCAGGATTCCGCAGCCACGGAAGCTGGGGCGCTGAAGCGGATATCTACATCATGTTCTTCGACTTGGACGCATACGACCGTTTCAGAATGAGCAAGGAAGAACTTGCTTTGCTGGAGGAATCAGAAAAGAAAGACAAAGAGAAGAGTGAAGAGAAAAAGAAGGCTGATAATAAAAAAGATAAAAAGAAAGACTCCAAGAAAGAAGATGACAAGAAGGAAGTAAAACCACTGGTTTTCGACCTTGAAAACAGCCGTGACCGTGTAATTCGTCTAACTGTAAATTCTTCACGATTGGGAGATGCTGTATTAACTCCGAAGGGTGACAAACTATATTATCAAGCAGCCTTCGAAAGCGGATATGATTTATGGGAACACGATCTTAAAGAAAACAAGACTAAAATCGTCATGAAAAAAGTCGGTGGCGGAGCCCTGCTTCCTGATAAGAAAGGCGAGAATCTGTTCCTTTGCAGCCAAGGTGGTATCAAGAAAGTTACTGTCAGCAGTGGTGAAACCAAACCTGTAGAATTCGAAGCTTTCTTCGACTACCAACCCTATGGTGAACGCGAATATATTTTCGATCATGTATGGCAACAAGTAGAAGATAAATTCTACGTAAAAGATCTGCACGGAGTAGATTGGAAAGGCTATCACGAAGCATACGCACGCTTTCTTCCATACATCAATAACAATTATGATTTTCAGGAAATGCTAAGTGAAATGCTGGGTGAGTTAAACGGTTCACACACCGGAGCACGTTACTACTCAAACGGTCCTACACTATCCACAGCGACCCTAGGAGCATTCTATGACGAAACTTATGATGGTGACGGGCTAAAAATTAAAGAAATATTAGCAAAAGGTCCATTTGCCGTGAAAAAAACGGATGTTACTCCTGGTTGCATCATCGAGAAAATTGACGGCAAACCTATCGTAAAAGGACAAGACTACTTCCCGCTACTGGAAGGCAAAGCCGGAAGAAAAGTGTTACTGGCCATATATAATCCGGCTACCGGCAAACGTTTTGATATCACCATCAAAGCTATCAGCACGGGCGAACAAAGTAACTTGCTGTATAAACGTTGGGTAGAACGTTGCCGCAATATAGTCGATAAATTATCCGAAGGCCGCATAGGCTATGTACACGTAAAAGGTATGGACAGTCAAAGTTTCCGCGAAGTATATAGTGAAGTATTGGGACGCTGCCGCAACAAAGAAGCTATTATTGTAGACACACGCCACAATGGAGGCGGCTGGCTACATGATGACTTGGCCACTTTATTAAGCGGCAAGGAATATCAGCGTTTCGTTCCACGCGGACAATACATAGGCAGCGACCCATTCAATAAATGGCTCAAGCCATCCTGCGTATTGGTATGCGAGGACAATTACAGTAACGCACATGGCTTCCCATGGGTTTACAAGGAATTAAAGATAGGCAAACTGATTGGCGCACCGGTTCCGGGCACAATGACTGCCGTATGGTGGGAAAACCAAATCGATCCGAGCATTGTGTTCGGTATTCCTCAGGTGGGTTGCATGGATATGCGTGGACAATATGCAGAAAATCACCAACTTTCTCCAGACATTGAAGTTTATAATACTCCAGAAAAGGCATTGGCAGGTGAAGACCAGCAGTTGGAAGCAGCCGTACAAGAAATGCTGAAAACAATAGGGGAAAAGAAATAA
- the xylE gene encoding D-xylose transporter XylE, whose product MINFAQLCYCIYYENYYNSFIMKNKKNNFYLMGVVFIAILGGLLFGYDTAVISGAEQALQKHLGLDAFWHGVTASSALIGCVIGSAFSGYFASGLGRRNSLRLAALLFFLSALGSYYPEFLFFSKGDTSFALILAFNFYRIIGGIGVGLASAVCPMYIAEIAPSEIRGKLVSCNQFAIIFGMLVVYFVNYMIKDGMPDEVLVSDGWRYMFGSEAVPAALFGILLFLVPETPRYLAMTHQDDKAFSVLEKVNGTDKAKTILSEIKAVTSEKTEKLLTYGLTVIVVGILLSVFQQAIGINAVLYYAPRIFEKIGGGGDGMMQTVVMGVVNILFTLVAIFTVEKMGRKPLLIVGSIGMAVGAFCVAFCDEFQVGGILPVLSIIVYAAFFMMSWGPICWVLIAEIFPNTIRGKAVAIAVAFQWIFNYLVSSTFPAMYEFSPVFAYGLYGVICVLAALFVWKMVPETKGKTLEDMTRLWKKGAKEA is encoded by the coding sequence ATGATTAATTTCGCACAGCTTTGTTATTGTATTTATTACGAAAACTATTATAATTCTTTTATTATGAAAAACAAGAAAAACAATTTCTATCTGATGGGAGTGGTGTTTATAGCCATTCTCGGCGGTTTACTTTTCGGTTATGATACAGCTGTTATTTCGGGAGCGGAGCAGGCTCTGCAAAAACATTTGGGATTAGATGCTTTCTGGCATGGCGTGACTGCTTCCAGTGCATTGATAGGTTGTGTCATTGGTAGTGCTTTTTCCGGTTATTTTGCTTCGGGGTTAGGACGTCGTAATTCGTTGCGTCTGGCTGCTTTATTGTTCTTTCTGTCTGCTTTAGGCTCTTATTATCCCGAATTTTTATTTTTCTCTAAAGGAGATACTTCGTTTGCATTGATCCTTGCTTTTAACTTTTATCGTATCATCGGGGGGATCGGTGTAGGACTTGCCTCTGCTGTTTGTCCGATGTACATTGCCGAAATTGCTCCTTCCGAAATTCGTGGTAAATTGGTTTCTTGTAATCAGTTTGCTATTATTTTTGGCATGTTGGTAGTCTATTTTGTGAATTATATGATTAAAGATGGTATGCCGGATGAAGTGCTTGTTTCCGATGGTTGGAGATATATGTTTGGTTCAGAAGCGGTTCCGGCTGCATTATTTGGCATTTTATTGTTTTTGGTTCCTGAAACTCCGCGCTATTTGGCTATGACCCATCAGGATGATAAAGCGTTTTCTGTACTTGAAAAAGTAAATGGAACAGATAAGGCTAAAACTATTTTGTCTGAAATAAAGGCTGTGACTTCCGAGAAAACAGAGAAACTGCTTACATACGGGTTGACAGTTATTGTAGTCGGTATCTTGCTTTCTGTATTTCAGCAAGCTATCGGTATTAATGCTGTGCTTTATTATGCACCGCGTATTTTTGAGAAAATCGGTGGCGGTGGTGATGGTATGATGCAGACTGTGGTAATGGGGGTAGTTAATATTCTCTTTACATTGGTTGCTATCTTTACCGTAGAGAAGATGGGACGTAAACCCTTGTTGATTGTTGGTTCTATTGGTATGGCTGTAGGTGCATTCTGTGTTGCATTTTGTGATGAGTTTCAGGTGGGAGGTATTCTTCCTGTTCTTTCCATCATTGTTTATGCTGCATTTTTTATGATGTCATGGGGACCTATCTGCTGGGTGTTGATTGCAGAGATATTTCCGAATACTATCCGCGGCAAGGCAGTGGCTATCGCTGTAGCTTTCCAGTGGATATTCAATTATCTGGTCTCTTCCACTTTTCCTGCCATGTATGAATTCAGTCCGGTGTTTGCCTATGGGCTTTATGGCGTGATTTGTGTGCTTGCAGCTCTGTTTGTATGGAAGATGGTTCCTGAAACAAAAGGAAAGACTTTGGAAGATATGACTCGTCTTTGGAAAAAAGGAGCGAAGGAGGCTTGA